One Phaseolus vulgaris cultivar G19833 chromosome 11, P. vulgaris v2.0, whole genome shotgun sequence genomic window carries:
- the LOC137838600 gene encoding uncharacterized protein has product MSSHSSKSIESDVKSLKSLLKQLAKDVQLISYRQLENEFKINILTRAKEKESQTSKKSHTHASHSKDNESLGEESLRVNDYYQPPPRRNRQREQESPREVRVDLPHFNGKENVEVYLDWEMKVEQLFACHRVSEERKVPLATLSFQGNAMCWWTSLERERRLHREPPVEYWNDLRGALRRRHIPSYYHRELMDKLQRLQQKNMSVEEYRQKMELYMMRASIREEEDTTIARFLSGLSLEIKDRVELLPYQDLNDLVQLCIKVEQQNLRKTSSQRVGSYSNFYPKKDFKKEGSTSRKKPKETTKPLAKETSTPPI; this is encoded by the coding sequence atgtcttctcactcctctaaatctatTGAAAGTGACGTGAAGTccttaaaatctcttttaaaacaacttgcaaaggatgttcaattaatttcatatagacaattggagaatgaatttaaaatcaatatattgACTAGAGCAAAGGAAAAGGAGTCTCAAACTTCAAAAAAATCACACACTCATGCATCTCACTCCAAAgataatgagtctctaggggaggaaAGCCTTAGAGTCAATGattactaccaaccaccccctagaagaaataggcaaagggagcaagagagcccaagggaggttagggtagacctacctcatttcaATGGTAAAGAAAACGTAGAggtatatctagattgggaaatgaaagtagagcaactctttgcttgccatagggtgagtgaagaaagaaaggtacccttagccacccttagcttccaaggaAATGCCATGtgttggtggacctctctagagagagaaagacgtcttcatagggaacctcccgttgaatattggaatgaccttaggggagccctaagacgtcgacacaTACCCTCCTACTACCATAgagagttaatggacaagctccaaagacttcaacaaaagaatatgagtgtagaggagtataggcagaaaatggagctctacatgatgagagcatctaTTAGAGAAGAAGAGGACACCACCATAGCAAGATTCCTAAGTGGCCTCTCTCTTGAGATAAAAGATAGGGTAGAACTCCTTCCCTATCAAgatttgaatgatttggttcaactttgcattaaagttgaacaacaaaatttgcgcaaaacttcaagtcaaagggtgggttcatactccaacttttatcccaagaaagactttaagaAGGAAGGTAGCACATCTAGAAAAAAACCAAAGGAAACTACCAAGCCTTTGGCCAAGgaaacctccaccccacccatctga
- the LOC137838607 gene encoding uncharacterized protein → MDEADKEILETFRKVEVNIPLLDAIKQIPRYAKFLKDLCTHKRRLKGNEKVNMGRNVSALIEKSVAAIPEKCKDPCTFTIPCIIGSNRFENAMLDLGASINVMPLSVFTSLSLGPLKPTDFYILDMGGEDSHFGATTIILGRPFLKIARTKIDVHAGFATKENVVDTHLTTLDDSNPDKLQVAEVSLSNRPSPSIIQPPSLELKPLPNHLKTWVSPIQVVPKKSGITVIKNERNELIPTRVQNNWRVSIDYRCFNQATRKDRFPLPFIDQMLERLAGKTHYCFLDDFSGYFHIWISPEDQHKSTFTCPFGTFAYRRMPFGLCNALGTFQRCIMSIFSDLIEHFIEVFMDDFSIYGSSFKDCLTNLSKLPYPSSVREVRSFLGLSSTSELIPWYVDIVNYLATSIFPPLATKAH, encoded by the exons ATGGACGAGGCTGACAAGGAGATTCTCGAGACATTCAGAAAGGTCGAGGTGAACATTCCTTTGTTAGACGCTATTAAACAGATTCCTAGATATGCCAAATTTTTGAAGGATCTGTGTACACATAAAAGGCGTCTTAAAGGGAACGAAAAGGTAAACATGGGAAGGAATGTTTCTGCTCTCATTGAAAAGTCAGTGGCAGCAATACCTGAAAAATGCAAAGACCCATGCACTTTCACCATTCCTTGCATAATAGGCAGTAACCGATTTGAAAACGCGATGCTTGACTTGGGAGCATCTATAAATGTTATGCCTTTATCTGTGTTTACTTCTTTGTCTCTTGGTCCTCTTAAACCCACAG ATTTCTACATTTTGGACATGGGTGGAGAGGATTCACATTTTGGTGCAACAACCATCATCTTGGGCAGACCTTTCTTGAAGATAGCCCGCACCAAGATTGATGTTCATGCAG GTTTTGCAACTAAAGAAAATGTTGTTGATACACACTTGACAACATTAGACGATTCTAACCCCGATAAATTGCAGGTTGCTGAAGTTTCTCTCAGTAATAGACCATCACCGTCCATCATCCAACCGCCCTCACTTGAATTGAAGCCACTTCCAAATCATCTTAA AACTTGGGTGAGTCCAATTCAAGTTGTTCCCAAGAAATCTGGGATAACAGTGATAAAGAATGAGCGTAATGAACTTATTCCCACTAGAGTGCAGAACAACTGGAGAGTCTCTATTGATTATAGATGCTTTAATCAAGCCACAAGGAAGGACCGCTTTCCCCTTCCTTTCATTGATCAAATGCTTGAGCGCTTAGCTGGTAAGACACACTATTGTTTCTTGGATGATTTTTCTGGCTATTTCCATATTTGGATTTCACCAGAAGATCAACACAAAAGTACCTTTACCTGCCCCTTTGGAACCTTTGCTTATAGAAGGATGCCATTCGGTTTGTGCAATGCCCTTGGAACCTTCCAACGTTGTATTATGAGCATATTTTCTGACTTGATTGAACATTTCATTGAAGTTTTTATGGATGATTTCAGCATTTATGGTTCTTCTTTTAAGGACTGTTTGACTAACCTTAGTAAG TTACCTTACCCCTCTTCTGTTAGAGAGGTTAGATCTTTTCTTGGACTATCTAGCACATCTGAACTCATACCTTGGTATGTTGACATAGTGAACTACCTTGCTACTTCAATTTTTCCACCATTGGCAACCAAGGCACATTGA